In one Haemophilus parainfluenzae genomic region, the following are encoded:
- a CDS encoding IS3 family transposase, with amino-acid sequence MHATILKPTECPIIHSDQGVLYGTAEWVKMLEGKAVQSMSRRGNCYDNAVIESFFAILKSECFYSRTYHSIAELQAEIEEYLVYYNQKRIKLAFKGLSPVQYRAQYLS; translated from the coding sequence TTGCACGCTACAATTCTTAAACCGACAGAATGCCCGATTATTCACAGCGACCAAGGTGTATTGTATGGCACGGCGGAATGGGTAAAGATGTTGGAGGGTAAAGCGGTGCAAAGTATGAGTCGCCGAGGAAATTGCTACGATAATGCGGTGATTGAAAGTTTTTTTGCGATACTAAAATCAGAGTGCTTTTACTCTCGGACTTATCATTCAATTGCTGAATTACAGGCTGAAATTGAAGAATATTTAGTGTATTACAACCAAAAACGAATTAAACTTGCTTTCAAAGGGTTGAGCCCGGTGCAATACCGAGCTCAATATTTAAGTTAA
- a CDS encoding KpsF/GutQ family sugar isomerase translates to MNYLQIARETLSVESQALAQLSQRLDDEFSQVVDLILACEGRLVIGGIGKSGLIGKKMVATFASTGTPSFFLHPTEAFHGDLGMLKPIDIVMLISYSGETDDVNKLIPSLKNFGNKIIALTSNKNSTLARHADYVLDITVEREVCPNNLAPTTSALVTLALGDALAVSLITARHFQPADFAKFHPGGSLGRRLLCKVKDQMQTRLPITTPETSFTDCLSIMNEGRMGVALVMENQQLKGIITDGDVRRALTANGADTLNKTAKELMTSSPKTIHENEFLAKAEDLMKEKKIHSLVVVNDENNVVGLVEFSS, encoded by the coding sequence ATGAATTATTTACAAATCGCACGAGAAACGCTTTCTGTTGAAAGCCAAGCGCTCGCACAATTAAGCCAACGCTTGGATGATGAGTTTTCTCAAGTTGTGGATCTTATCCTTGCTTGTGAAGGTCGTTTAGTCATCGGTGGTATTGGTAAATCAGGGCTAATTGGCAAAAAAATGGTGGCGACTTTTGCCTCAACGGGAACCCCAAGTTTCTTCCTGCACCCGACTGAAGCCTTTCATGGCGATTTAGGTATGTTAAAACCCATCGACATTGTGATGCTGATTTCTTATAGTGGTGAAACCGATGATGTAAATAAACTCATTCCAAGTTTGAAAAACTTTGGCAATAAAATTATTGCCCTAACTAGCAATAAAAACTCAACGCTTGCTCGCCATGCTGATTATGTTTTGGATATTACTGTTGAACGCGAAGTCTGTCCAAATAACCTCGCCCCAACCACTTCTGCGTTAGTGACTTTAGCCTTAGGCGATGCCCTTGCGGTTTCATTGATTACTGCTCGCCATTTCCAACCAGCTGATTTTGCGAAATTCCATCCGGGTGGAAGTCTTGGTCGTCGTTTGTTATGCAAAGTAAAAGATCAAATGCAAACTCGCCTACCAATTACGACACCAGAGACCAGCTTCACTGATTGTTTAAGCATTATGAATGAAGGTCGCATGGGTGTGGCATTAGTGATGGAAAACCAACAACTTAAAGGCATTATTACCGATGGTGATGTGCGCCGAGCATTAACGGCTAATGGTGCAGATACCCTTAACAAGACTGCGAAAGAACTGATGACCTCGTCACCGAAAACGATTCATGAAAACGAATTCTTAGCGAAAGCAGAAGACTTGATGAAAGAGAAGAAAATTCACTCACTTGTTGTGGTCAATGATGAAAATAATGTTGTGGGTTTAGTGGAGTTCTCAAGCTAA
- a CDS encoding helix-turn-helix domain-containing protein, which yields MSKYTLHFKYQAVLHYLHIRSQQRTADHYGISRTHLRRWIRAYQEGGIGALEHPRDSARFLTRA from the coding sequence ATGAGCAAATATACATTACACTTCAAATACCAAGCCGTACTCCACTACCTGCATATACGCAGCCAACAGCGTACCGCAGATCATTACGGCATCTCCCGAACCCACCTGCGACGATGGATACGCGCCTATCAAGAAGGCGGCATCGGCGCACTCGAACATCCCCGCGATAGCGCGCGTTTCCTAACGCGTGCCTGA
- a CDS encoding YeiH family protein, with amino-acid sequence MNTRPFYFGLIFIAIIAILANYLGNTDFSHHYHISALIIAILLGMAIGNTIYPQFSTQVEKGVLFAKGTLLRTGIVLYGFRLTFGDIADVGLNAVVTDAIMLISTFFFTALLGIRYLKMDKQLVYLTGAGCSICGAAAVMAAEPVTKAESHKVSVAIAVVVIFGTLAIFTYPFFYTWSQHLINAHQFGIYVGSSVHEVAQVYAIGENIDPIVANTAVISKMIRVMMLAPFLLMLSWLLTRSNGVSENTSHKITIPWFAVLFIGVAIFNSFDLLPKELVNLLVEIDSFLLISAMAALGLTTQASAIKKAGLKPLILGILIYLWLVVGGFLVNYGISKLI; translated from the coding sequence ATGAACACTCGTCCCTTTTATTTCGGACTTATATTTATTGCGATTATCGCTATACTTGCTAACTATTTAGGAAACACTGATTTTTCCCATCATTATCATATCAGTGCTTTAATTATTGCCATCTTGCTGGGAATGGCAATCGGCAATACCATTTATCCGCAATTTTCAACACAAGTGGAAAAAGGCGTGTTATTTGCGAAAGGCACGCTTCTTCGCACTGGCATTGTGTTGTATGGTTTCCGCCTCACTTTTGGCGATATTGCCGATGTAGGATTAAATGCTGTTGTCACTGATGCGATTATGCTAATTTCAACCTTCTTTTTTACCGCACTTTTAGGCATTCGTTATCTAAAAATGGATAAACAATTAGTTTATCTCACTGGGGCTGGATGTAGTATTTGTGGTGCGGCAGCGGTTATGGCGGCAGAGCCTGTTACCAAAGCAGAATCTCATAAAGTTTCAGTAGCGATTGCCGTAGTGGTCATTTTCGGGACGCTTGCTATTTTTACTTACCCCTTTTTCTACACTTGGTCACAACATTTAATTAATGCTCATCAATTCGGTATTTATGTTGGCTCTAGCGTGCATGAGGTGGCTCAAGTTTATGCGATTGGGGAAAATATTGATCCTATCGTGGCAAATACTGCCGTCATTTCCAAAATGATCCGAGTGATGATGCTCGCCCCATTTTTATTAATGCTTTCTTGGTTATTAACACGTAGTAATGGAGTATCAGAAAATACATCACACAAAATTACAATTCCTTGGTTTGCTGTACTTTTTATTGGTGTTGCGATTTTTAATTCTTTTGATTTATTACCAAAAGAACTTGTAAACTTATTAGTTGAAATCGATTCTTTCTTATTAATTTCAGCGATGGCTGCGCTCGGCTTAACTACACAAGCAAGCGCAATCAAGAAAGCAGGATTAAAACCTCTGATTTTAGGAATACTAATTTATTTATGGCTAGTGGTTGGTGGATTTTTAGTGAATTATGGAATATCAAAATTAATATAA
- a CDS encoding GlxA family transcriptional regulator produces the protein MNKPTVALIVYEQMMPIHFAMAYSVFSMSDLNGKPLFDCKIVSDSDNLTNSLFHIHLDGGLEWLENADIVVMTGWHNTQVMPSEALLTALRQAYQRGATVVGLCYGAYVLACSGLLNGKKATTHWLGDSDFTSRFPQVKWDLNPIYLEQDRLITSAGTAASMDCCLSIVRKLYGVKIANHIARILVIPPHREGGQAQFIERPISRSTPNHNINALLAYLNENLTALHSTDSLAERLSMSRSTFTRHFRKATGMPLNQWLIEARLQRARELLESTDLSITDIAEQSGFHSDTALRQHFLKKHKISPNRWRKQFQIEDV, from the coding sequence ATGAATAAACCCACAGTTGCTTTAATTGTATATGAACAAATGATGCCCATTCATTTTGCGATGGCATATTCCGTTTTTTCTATGTCGGATTTAAACGGCAAGCCGTTATTTGACTGTAAAATCGTTAGCGATTCGGACAACCTGACAAACTCGCTATTTCACATACATTTAGATGGAGGTTTAGAATGGTTGGAGAATGCTGATATTGTTGTGATGACTGGATGGCATAATACTCAAGTAATGCCGTCTGAGGCTTTATTAACAGCATTACGGCAAGCATATCAACGTGGTGCGACAGTAGTGGGTTTATGTTATGGTGCCTATGTGTTAGCGTGCAGTGGTCTACTTAACGGCAAAAAAGCAACCACACATTGGCTAGGAGATAGTGATTTTACTAGTCGCTTTCCGCAGGTGAAATGGGATTTAAATCCTATTTATTTGGAACAAGATCGACTGATTACCTCAGCAGGAACGGCAGCTTCCATGGATTGTTGTCTTTCTATTGTCCGTAAATTATATGGTGTGAAAATTGCCAATCATATTGCCCGAATACTGGTTATCCCTCCTCATCGTGAAGGCGGACAAGCACAATTTATCGAACGCCCTATTTCTCGTTCGACACCTAATCATAATATCAATGCGTTGCTTGCTTATTTAAATGAAAATCTGACCGCACTTCATTCGACTGATAGCCTTGCCGAACGTTTGTCAATGAGCCGTAGCACTTTCACCCGACATTTTCGCAAAGCAACCGGAATGCCATTAAATCAATGGTTAATTGAAGCAAGGCTACAACGAGCAAGAGAGCTTTTGGAAAGCACAGATTTATCTATCACTGACATTGCAGAACAAAGTGGATTTCATAGCGATACCGCCTTGCGTCAGCACTTCTTGAAAAAACATAAGATTTCACCTAATCGCTGGCGTAAGCAGTTTCAAATTGAGGATGTTTAG
- a CDS encoding MBL fold metallo-hydrolase has protein sequence MNLKTLISTTALAISANTFAVDLASKNTDSYQHIRNATGRLNYAGKTFLIDPMLAEKGRYAGFEGTLNSHLRNPLVELPMKAEDTFKDVDAIILTHTHEDHWDEVAQKILPKSIKIFVQHERDGDLLKAQGFTNITSLSLEKPVEFEGIILNKTGGSHGTTEMYAVPQLAEILDEAMGVTFQAKGHPTVYLVGDTVWTAEVNKAINRYKPDVMIMNTGDARTLAFPNDGIIMGLQDVAHARNMLPNTKLITVHMDAVNHMSVYRKDLRQFVQANKLENVAIPEDGETVKF, from the coding sequence ATGAACTTAAAAACCTTAATTAGCACTACAGCATTGGCTATTAGCGCAAATACTTTCGCTGTAGATCTTGCCTCTAAAAACACTGATAGCTACCAACATATCCGCAATGCTACTGGTCGCCTGAACTATGCAGGGAAAACTTTTTTAATTGACCCGATGCTTGCTGAAAAAGGACGTTATGCAGGCTTTGAAGGAACATTAAATAGCCATTTGCGTAATCCACTTGTGGAATTACCGATGAAAGCAGAAGATACTTTCAAAGATGTTGATGCCATTATTTTGACTCATACACATGAAGATCATTGGGATGAGGTTGCACAAAAAATTTTACCTAAATCCATCAAAATTTTTGTGCAACATGAACGGGATGGCGACTTACTCAAAGCGCAAGGTTTTACTAACATAACCAGTTTATCGCTAGAAAAACCGGTGGAGTTCGAAGGTATTATTTTAAATAAAACCGGCGGTTCTCACGGCACAACGGAAATGTACGCTGTGCCACAATTGGCTGAGATTTTAGATGAGGCGATGGGCGTAACATTCCAAGCGAAAGGTCATCCAACGGTGTACTTGGTTGGTGACACAGTTTGGACTGCCGAAGTAAACAAAGCCATTAATCGTTATAAACCAGATGTAATGATTATGAACACCGGTGATGCGCGTACCTTAGCTTTTCCGAATGACGGCATTATTATGGGGTTACAAGATGTTGCTCATGCTCGTAACATGCTACCAAATACAAAACTTATCACAGTGCACATGGATGCGGTAAACCATATGTCCGTTTACCGTAAGGATTTACGCCAATTTGTCCAAGCAAACAAGCTTGAAAATGTAGCAATTCCAGAAGATGGTGAAACAGTGAAGTTTTAA
- a CDS encoding DUF302 domain-containing protein encodes MKKLLTAALTAAALVLPAAVSYAAPAAKAASASHSGDAARQTDSRQSSAMNQTHTAVSKYSFDDTVRRLETAVKEKGMTVFAVIDHQAAARQSGLDMQPAKVIVFGTPKAGTPLMQKDPAFALQLPLRVLVTEADGAVQVVFNDTRALVSGSKIEFAEVENTLANAEKLIRKTVTE; translated from the coding sequence ATGAAAAAATTACTGACTGCTGCGCTGACTGCCGCCGCACTCGTCCTTCCTGCCGCCGTATCCTATGCCGCGCCCGCTGCTAAAGCCGCCAGCGCTTCACATAGCGGCGATGCCGCCCGACAAACCGATTCCCGACAAAGTTCAGCCATGAATCAAACCCATACCGCCGTCAGCAAATACAGCTTCGACGATACCGTCCGCCGTTTGGAAACCGCCGTTAAAGAAAAAGGCATGACCGTGTTCGCCGTCATCGACCACCAAGCCGCAGCGCGACAAAGTGGTTTGGACATGCAGCCCGCGAAAGTCATCGTTTTCGGCACGCCCAAAGCCGGCACACCGCTGATGCAAAAAGACCCCGCCTTCGCCCTGCAACTGCCGTTGCGCGTCCTCGTTACCGAAGCTGACGGCGCAGTCCAAGTCGTATTCAACGATACGCGCGCGCTGGTGTCGGGCAGCAAAATAGAGTTCGCCGAAGTGGAAAACACACTCGCCAATGCGGAAAAGCTCATCCGTAAAACGGTAACGGAATAA
- a CDS encoding AzlD family protein, producing MLFAGMLAVTYSTRLIGFFALRNRTLSRRAQIVMEAAPGCMLIYVIAPYFVSNKPHELIAIALTVLAASRFSMLVTVLIGVGSSGL from the coding sequence CTGCTGTTTGCCGGCATGCTGGCGGTAACGTATTCCACCCGCCTTATTGGTTTTTTCGCCTTGCGCAACCGTACCTTAAGCCGCCGCGCACAAATCGTGATGGAAGCTGCGCCGGGTTGCATGTTGATTTACGTCATCGCGCCTTATTTCGTGTCCAACAAACCGCACGAATTGATTGCCATTGCACTGACCGTGCTTGCCGCAAGCAGGTTTTCCATGTTGGTTACCGTGTTGATCGGCGTCGGCAGTTCTGGGCTGTAG
- the dinB gene encoding DNA polymerase IV — MNSTRKIIHIDMDCFYASVEIRENPTLQGKPVAVGGSSRQRGVLTTCNYEARKFGLHSAMPTAQAIKKCPNLILVPVNMPLYKQVSAQIHQIFQRYTSIIEPLSLDEAYLDVTDCTQCSGSATWIAQEIRQAIFDELKLTASAGVAPLKFLAKIASDMNKPNGQFVIQPHEVEQFVKTLPLKKIPGVGKVTSERLLKMGLETCEDVQKLDQSILLNIFGKMGKRIWDFSHGIDEREIQAHRERKSIGVERTLSENISHVEQGIALLDNLYAELIRRIERSASNIPLTAFRKIGVKLKFEDFQVTTLEKTGFTLSLESFQQLLEQIWQRSHGKSIRLVGLHVTLPEESHLEQMSLW; from the coding sequence ATGAATTCCACCCGAAAAATTATTCACATTGACATGGATTGCTTTTATGCCTCTGTTGAAATCCGTGAAAATCCAACGCTACAGGGCAAACCTGTTGCGGTGGGGGGAAGTTCTCGACAACGTGGTGTGCTTACCACCTGTAATTATGAAGCTCGAAAATTTGGACTACACAGTGCGATGCCTACTGCACAAGCCATCAAAAAATGCCCTAACCTGATTTTAGTGCCAGTCAATATGCCGCTTTATAAACAGGTATCCGCACAAATTCATCAAATCTTTCAACGTTACACTTCTATCATTGAGCCACTTTCCTTAGATGAAGCTTATTTAGATGTCACAGATTGTACACAATGTTCAGGATCCGCCACGTGGATCGCACAAGAAATTCGCCAAGCGATTTTTGATGAATTAAAACTGACCGCCTCTGCCGGTGTAGCGCCCCTTAAATTTCTCGCCAAAATTGCTTCCGATATGAATAAACCGAACGGACAATTTGTGATTCAACCTCATGAAGTGGAGCAATTTGTAAAAACACTGCCATTGAAAAAAATCCCTGGCGTGGGCAAAGTCACCTCTGAGCGTTTATTGAAAATGGGGTTAGAAACTTGCGAAGATGTGCAAAAACTCGATCAATCTATTCTGTTAAATATCTTCGGGAAAATGGGTAAGCGAATTTGGGATTTTAGCCATGGCATTGATGAGCGAGAAATCCAAGCACATCGTGAGCGAAAATCTATCGGCGTAGAACGCACTTTATCCGAAAATATTAGCCATGTTGAACAAGGTATAGCATTGCTAGATAATCTCTATGCCGAGCTTATTCGTCGCATTGAACGAAGCGCGTCGAATATCCCCTTAACCGCTTTTCGCAAAATTGGGGTGAAATTAAAGTTTGAAGATTTTCAGGTCACAACCTTAGAAAAAACTGGCTTCACTTTATCGTTAGAAAGCTTTCAACAATTACTGGAACAAATTTGGCAACGTAGCCATGGGAAGTCTATTCGTCTCGTGGGGTTACACGTGACGTTACCGGAAGAAAGCCATTTAGAACAAATGAGCTTGTGGTAA
- a CDS encoding ATP-binding cassette domain-containing protein: MLCLENVRFEILRDPIVHDFSLNLQHGEVKALFGPSGCGKTTVLRLIAGLETPKSGTIRNTFRKTGFLFQENRLPENLTAMQNIAIFMDKPDEGEIIALAAKVGLTAGDLNKYPTELSGGMAKRVAFLRLLLCGCDLALLDEPFVGLDRDLRDILVAMLVEKIEQQGMACMLVTHDRFEVARLSHEIMLLSTKGMNVQNVITLPTPLSERDWAFEEAVVAREFQGIHYYE, from the coding sequence ATGCTCTGTCTTGAAAACGTGCGTTTTGAAATTCTCCGTGACCCCATCGTGCACGATTTCAGTTTGAACCTGCAACATGGCGAAGTGAAAGCTTTGTTCGGGCCGAGCGGCTGTGGCAAGACGACGGTTTTGCGTTTGATTGCGGGCTTGGAAACGCCGAAATCGGGCACGATACGCAATACTTTCCGCAAAACGGGTTTTCTGTTTCAGGAAAACCGCCTGCCGGAAAACTTGACTGCGATGCAGAATATCGCTATTTTTATGGACAAACCCGATGAAGGCGAAATCATCGCGCTGGCGGCGAAAGTCGGGCTGACTGCGGGCGATTTGAACAAATATCCGACCGAATTGTCCGGCGGCATGGCGAAACGGGTAGCATTTTTGCGCCTACTGCTGTGCGGCTGCGACCTTGCCTTGCTGGACGAGCCGTTCGTCGGTTTGGACCGCGATTTGCGCGATATTTTGGTCGCCATGCTGGTGGAAAAAATCGAGCAGCAGGGCATGGCGTGTATGCTGGTAACGCACGACCGCTTCGAAGTCGCACGCCTGAGCCATGAAATCATGCTGCTTTCCACTAAGGGCATGAACGTGCAAAACGTGATTACCCTGCCTACGCCGCTGTCTGAACGCGATTGGGCTTTTGAAGAAGCCGTGGTGGCAAGAGAGTTTCAGGGGATTCATTATTATGAGTGA
- a CDS encoding RNA methyltransferase substrate-binding domain-containing protein — translation MANQRLIYGFHAVNARLWQNPKSITELYVQEGKNDARTRDVLDKAANENVRVYFVIAVAITTRCESCISVHAAAAAKAGATESEIAGALATAIALNAGAAYTYALRALEAVDAQR, via the coding sequence ATGGCAAACCAAAGACTCATCTACGGCTTCCACGCCGTCAACGCCCGCCTGTGGCAAAACCCGAAATCGATTACCGAACTCTACGTCCAAGAAGGCAAAAACGATGCCCGCACGCGCGACGTGTTGGATAAAGCGGCAAACGAAAACGTGCGCGTATACTTTGTCATCGCCGTCGCCATCACTACCCGTTGCGAAAGCTGCATCAGCGTACATGCCGCCGCAGCCGCCAAAGCGGGCGCGACTGAAAGCGAAATCGCCGGCGCGCTGGCAACCGCTATCGCCCTGAACGCAGGCGCAGCCTACACTTACGCCCTGCGCGCATTGGAAGCGGTTGATGCGCAGCGTTGA
- a CDS encoding CadD family cadmium resistance transporter, which translates to MFSTVITAAVLYIATAVDLLVILLIFFARANTRKEYRDIYIGQYLGSVILILVSLFLAFVLNYVPEKWVLGLLGLIPIYLGIKVAIYDDCEGEKRAKKELDEKGLSKLVGIVALVTVASCGADNIGLFVPYFVTLDLVDLLVTLLVFLILIFVLVYTAQRLANISGVGEIVEKFSRWIMAVIYIGLGLFIIIENNTIQTIISII; encoded by the coding sequence ATGTTTTCGACTGTGATTACTGCTGCTGTTTTATATATTGCTACAGCAGTAGATTTGTTGGTAATACTATTAATATTTTTTGCTAGAGCAAATACTAGAAAAGAATATCGAGATATTTATATCGGACAATATTTAGGTTCTGTAATTTTAATATTAGTTAGTTTATTTCTAGCTTTTGTTTTGAATTATGTTCCGGAAAAATGGGTGTTGGGTTTATTAGGTTTAATACCGATTTACTTAGGTATTAAAGTTGCTATTTACGACGATTGTGAGGGCGAAAAAAGAGCTAAAAAAGAATTGGATGAAAAAGGGTTGTCAAAATTAGTCGGTATTGTTGCTTTGGTTACAGTTGCTAGTTGTGGTGCAGATAATATTGGACTTTTTGTTCCTTACTTTGTGACTTTAGATCTTGTCGACTTATTAGTTACTCTTCTTGTATTTTTAATATTGATTTTTGTTTTAGTATATACAGCACAAAGATTGGCTAATATTTCAGGTGTTGGTGAAATTGTAGAGAAGTTTAGTCGTTGGATAATGGCTGTTATTTATATTGGTTTAGGGTTATTTATTATTATTGAAAATAATACAATTCAAACAATAATATCAATAATATGA
- a CDS encoding NAD(P)H-dependent oxidoreductase — MNILLLDGGKDFGHSHGELNHTLHKKAKEVLTALGHNVKETVIDDGYDVEAEIEKFLWMDAVIWQMPGWWMHEPWTVKKYIDEVLTAGHGKLYHSDGRHRVNPTEGYGTGGLLQGKKHMLSLTWNAPIEAFTREGDFFEGKGVDALYMHFHKLNEFIGLTRLPTFLCNDVIKNPQVEQYLADYQAHLEKVFG, encoded by the coding sequence ATGAATATTTTATTATTAGACGGTGGTAAAGATTTCGGACATTCACATGGTGAGTTAAATCACACACTTCACAAAAAAGCGAAAGAAGTTTTGACCGCACTTGGACACAATGTAAAAGAAACCGTGATTGATGACGGCTATGATGTTGAAGCAGAAATCGAAAAATTCTTGTGGATGGATGCCGTGATTTGGCAGATGCCAGGTTGGTGGATGCACGAACCTTGGACAGTGAAAAAATACATAGACGAAGTATTAACCGCTGGACACGGCAAGCTTTACCACAGTGACGGCCGTCATCGTGTCAATCCGACAGAAGGCTACGGCACAGGTGGCTTGTTGCAAGGCAAAAAACACATGCTTTCGCTTACGTGGAATGCGCCGATTGAAGCGTTCACCCGTGAAGGCGACTTCTTCGAAGGCAAAGGCGTGGATGCGTTATACATGCACTTTCACAAACTCAACGAGTTTATCGGTTTGACCCGTCTGCCGACATTCTTATGTAACGATGTGATTAAAAATCCACAAGTAGAACAATACTTAGCAGACTACCAAGCACATTTGGAAAAAGTGTTCGGATAA
- a CDS encoding KdsC family phosphatase, whose amino-acid sequence MINEKLKKIKLVITDVDGVLTDGLLHYDANGEAIKSFHVRDGLGVKMLMDAGIQVAVLSGRDSAILRKRISDLGIKLFFLGKLEKESACLELMKQAGVTAEQTAYIGDDSVDLPAFATCGLSFAVADSAPYVQNAVDYILSLGGGKGAFREMSDMILHAQGKDEVYTSAKGFLKSVKNMGQ is encoded by the coding sequence ATGATTAACGAAAAATTAAAGAAAATTAAATTGGTCATCACCGATGTCGATGGCGTATTAACTGATGGTCTACTCCATTACGATGCGAATGGTGAAGCGATTAAGAGTTTCCACGTTCGTGATGGTCTTGGTGTCAAAATGTTGATGGATGCAGGTATTCAAGTCGCCGTATTATCGGGCAGAGATTCTGCGATTCTACGTAAGCGAATTAGTGATCTCGGAATTAAATTGTTCTTTTTAGGCAAGCTTGAGAAAGAAAGTGCTTGTTTGGAACTCATGAAACAAGCAGGAGTTACAGCAGAGCAAACAGCCTATATTGGTGATGACAGCGTCGATCTCCCTGCTTTTGCAACCTGTGGCCTTTCTTTTGCTGTGGCAGACTCTGCGCCTTATGTGCAAAATGCTGTGGATTATATACTTTCACTTGGCGGCGGGAAGGGTGCATTCCGTGAAATGTCCGATATGATTTTACATGCTCAGGGCAAAGATGAAGTCTATACTTCAGCCAAAGGCTTTTTAAAATCAGTCAAAAATATGGGGCAATAG